GGCCGTCAGCAGGCCGACCGCTACACTCCCGCCACGCGGCCCTCCGCCGGCCCCCACCTGGCCGTGGGGCAGTCCCCGCCCGGGTGGTCGCGTCCTCACGCTGGCATGGGCTTCTTCAGCTACCTCACCGGCTTCGGTGGCCGCGACATGGCGGTCGACCTCGGCACGGCGAACACCCTGGTCTACGTCCGCGGGCGCGGCATCGTGCTGAGCGAGCCGTCCGTGGTCGCGATCGACTCACGCACCGGCGAGGTGCACGCGGTGGGGATCGAGGCCAAGCGCATGCTGGGCCGCACGCCCGGCACGATCCAGGCCATCCGTCCGCTCAAGGACGGCGTCATCGCCGACTTCGACGTGACGGAGGAGATGCTCCGCCACTTCATCCAGAAGGTGCACCAGAACCGCTGGGCCCACCCGCGGGTCGTCGTGTGCGTGCCCTCCGGCGTCACCGGCGTGGAGAAGCGCGCCGTCGAGGAGGCGTGCCTGTCGGCCGGCGCGCGCCAGGCCTACCTCATCGAGGAGCCCATGGCCGCCGCGATCGGCGCGGGCCTGCCCGTGGGCGAGCCCACCGGCTCGATGGTCGTCGACATCGGCGGCGGCACCTCCGAGGTCGCCGTCATCTCGCTCGGCGGCATCGTCGTCTCGCAGTCGATCCGCGTCGGCGGCGACGAGCTCGACGAGGCGATCATCAACTACGCCAAGCGCGAGTACAAGCTCCTGATCGGCCAGCAGACCGCCGAGGAGGTCAAGCTCGAGATCGGCTCCGCCTACCCCATGGGCGAGGAGGTGCAGGCGGAGATCCGCGGCCGGGACATGGTGTCCGGCCTGCCCAAGACCGTGGTCCTCACCAGCGAGGAGATCCGCCAGGCGCTCGAGGAGCCCCTGTCGCAGATCGTCGACGCGGTGAAGGAGACCCTCGACCGCACGCCGCCCGAGCTCGCCTCGGACATCATGGACCGGGGCATCATGCTCGCGGGCGGCGGCTCCCTGCTGCAGGGGCTCGACGAGCGCCTGCGCGAGGAGACCCAGATGCCGGCGCACCTCGCGGAGTCCCCGCTGACGTGCGTCGCCGTCGGCTCCGGCCGCTCGCTGGAGGAGTTCGAGGTCATCCATCGGACCAACAAGAACTCGCGCTCGCGTCCGCGCCGGCGCTATCAGTGACCCGCGGCCCGGTCGCGGGTTGGTGTGAGCTGACGTGCACGACCGCAAGACCATCCGACGCCGGCGCGCGGTCCTCGGACTCCTCGTCGCCTCGTCGCTCGTCCTGCTGACGGCGTGGTTCGGCGAGTCCGCCGGCGGCGGGCTGCACTCCATCCAGCGCGGCGTGGGCGAGGTCTTCTCGCCGATCCAGGAGGGCGCGAGCCGCTCGCTCAAGCCGGCGCGCGACCTCTTCGGCTGGATCGGCGACACCATCGACGCCAAGGGCGAGAACGAGGAGCTCAAGCGCGAGCGCGACGCCCTGGCCGAGCAGGTGGCCGCCGCCCAGAACGCGGTCCGCGAGAACCGCGAGCTCAAGGCCCAGCTCGGGCTCGACACGAACCTCGGGATCTCCGACTACGACCCCGAGACCGCGCGCGTCGTCGGCCAGTCGCCGACGCTGTGGTTCGCCACGCTGAAGATCAACAAGGGCCGCTCGGACGGCATCGGGCTCGACATGCCGGTCGTCGCCTCCGACGGCGACGGCGCGGGTCTCGTCGGTCGCATCTCGAGCGTCACCGGCGGCAGCGCGTTCGTCACGCTCATCACCGACAGCTCGATGAAGGTCTCGGCGCGGGGCGCACGCGGCGGCGGCGCCGGCGTGGTCGAGCCCGAGGTCGGCAACCCGCGCGACCTCGTCCTGCAGGACACCAAGGGCACCGACCGCTTCGAGCGCGGCGACCTCATCGTCACCGCCGGCACGACGAACCCGCGGCTGCCCTCGCTGTTCCCGAGCGGCATCCCGATCGGCCACGTGACGCGCGTGGAGGACCCGGAGACCGACGCCCAGGAGGTCCACCTCGAGCCGGACGTCGACCTGCGCGGGCTGGAGTTCGTGCGGGTCCTGACCAAGCGCGTGGACGGCGAGGGCACCTAGCGGCGTGTTCGGCTCCCCGCAGATGGCCGCCCGCCTCGCGGTGCTGGGCTTCGCGCTCTCGATCCTCCAGGTCGCGTTCGTGAGCCAGCTGCCGATCGCGGGCTCCAGCGCGGACCTCCTGCCGCTCACCGTCGCCTCGGTCGGGCTGCTGTGCGGCTCGGTCCCCGGCGCGGTCTTCGGCTTCGCCGTCGGCCTCTTCGCCGACATCGCCTACGCCCAGACGATGGGCCTCAGCTCGCTCGTCTTCACCGTCGCGGGCTACGCGGCCGGGCGGTTCCTCGAGCTGCGCGACCCGCAGAACCCGATCATGCCGATGGCCGTGGGCGCGGCGATCACGCTGCTGACCGCCGTCGGCTTCGGGCTGATGAACTTCCTGCTGGGCATCGACGCGCCCGTGAGCCTCCTGCTCCTGCGCCTCATCCTGGTGACCGTGGTCCTCAACGCCCTCCTCGCGCTGCCGCTGCACGCGCTCGTCCGCCGGGCGCTGGGCAGCGACCTGCCCGGTGACGGCCGGCGTCGCCGCCGGCGCGCGTACACGACGGGTGGACTCAGCCCCTTGAGCCAGGCGAGGGGCTGACGGATGATCGATCCGATCCAGGACCGTCGCCCTCCGCTGTCCCCGTCGCTCGCCCTGCGCGTCGCCGTCCTCGGCGTCGTCGCGTTCGTGCTGTTCGGGATCGTCTTCTTCCGCCTCTGGTACCTGCAGGTCCTCAGCGGCGACCAGTACCTGGCCCAGGCCAACGACAACCGCGTCCGCGTCGAGCGCGTCGCCGCGCCGCGCGGGGCGATCGTCGACCGCGACGGCCGCGTGCTCGTGCGCAACCGCCGGGCCAACGTCGTGGCCATCGAGCCCGACAAGCTGCCCCAGGAGGTCCGCGACCAGGCCGCCGAGTGGGGCCGCCTCGCCGGCCTGCGCGAGCGCAGGCCCAAGGGCCGCAAGGGCGACCCGATCCCGATCCCGCAGCTGCTGGACGGGCGCACCAAGACGCTCTACCGGCGCCTGGGCCGCGTCATCCGCATGCCGTGGCAGGACATCCACCAGCGGGTGGTGGAGCAGCTCGTGCAGGTGCCCTACGCGCCGATCACGGTCAAGACGGACATCCTGGACTCCGAGCGCAACTACATCGCCGAGCGCCAGGACGACTTCCCCGGCGTGCGCGCCGAGCACAAGTACCTGCGCACCTACCCGCAGGGCCAGCTGGCCGCCCAGGTCTTCGGGACGATCGGCGAGATCACCGAGGACCAGCTCGACGACGAGCACTTCGACGGCGCGCCGCAGGGCACCGTCGTCGGCCAGAGCGGCCTCGAGTACGAGTACGACACGTACCTGCGCGGGCGCGACGGCTCGACGCGGATCATCGTCGACGCCAACGGCAACCCGAAGGGAACGCGGCCGGGCCGCGACCCGACGCCGGGCCGCCAGCTGCGCCTGACGATCGACCTCGGCCTGCAGTC
The DNA window shown above is from Conexibacter sp. SYSU D00693 and carries:
- the mreC gene encoding rod shape-determining protein MreC, which gives rise to MHDRKTIRRRRAVLGLLVASSLVLLTAWFGESAGGGLHSIQRGVGEVFSPIQEGASRSLKPARDLFGWIGDTIDAKGENEELKRERDALAEQVAAAQNAVRENRELKAQLGLDTNLGISDYDPETARVVGQSPTLWFATLKINKGRSDGIGLDMPVVASDGDGAGLVGRISSVTGGSAFVTLITDSSMKVSARGARGGGAGVVEPEVGNPRDLVLQDTKGTDRFERGDLIVTAGTTNPRLPSLFPSGIPIGHVTRVEDPETDAQEVHLEPDVDLRGLEFVRVLTKRVDGEGT
- a CDS encoding rod shape-determining protein, with protein sequence MGFFSYLTGFGGRDMAVDLGTANTLVYVRGRGIVLSEPSVVAIDSRTGEVHAVGIEAKRMLGRTPGTIQAIRPLKDGVIADFDVTEEMLRHFIQKVHQNRWAHPRVVVCVPSGVTGVEKRAVEEACLSAGARQAYLIEEPMAAAIGAGLPVGEPTGSMVVDIGGGTSEVAVISLGGIVVSQSIRVGGDELDEAIINYAKREYKLLIGQQTAEEVKLEIGSAYPMGEEVQAEIRGRDMVSGLPKTVVLTSEEIRQALEEPLSQIVDAVKETLDRTPPELASDIMDRGIMLAGGGSLLQGLDERLREETQMPAHLAESPLTCVAVGSGRSLEEFEVIHRTNKNSRSRPRRRYQ
- the mreD gene encoding rod shape-determining protein MreD, with the translated sequence MAARLAVLGFALSILQVAFVSQLPIAGSSADLLPLTVASVGLLCGSVPGAVFGFAVGLFADIAYAQTMGLSSLVFTVAGYAAGRFLELRDPQNPIMPMAVGAAITLLTAVGFGLMNFLLGIDAPVSLLLLRLILVTVVLNALLALPLHALVRRALGSDLPGDGRRRRRRAYTTGGLSPLSQARG